From Montipora foliosa isolate CH-2021 chromosome 6, ASM3666993v2, whole genome shotgun sequence, a single genomic window includes:
- the LOC138008721 gene encoding uncharacterized protein → MRRTLASLVFTCFIASSLWSVGFSLADQSYLIKRKGKCGEYLTYEDCLKEAYVQSGKCRTSNEERFSVNHYDICDKYLEHAKKLCETHSAKASCLQCFEKTEEVLESCSIFSQKINCDLNATAKECNETKEAFVKYCRLKQCNVCKDTFCRNGGKCAERFAAWCSCPAGFTGAFCQRSMCAEKPCQNGGTCNGVNLCSCPSPYGGEHCQRVRLGSKENPAPNAQAILDAGDSVGSGMYWIQPPGETASAETFCDMKFAGGGWMLASYGYVSTTALHANNKAIPNMNNPFGFAWLPNKRRSLNGLINLPHGAVKMAINANYMIMAGGNNPASGGIEQYAYVYRIFLKNNPFNITFENHNRYNGGQKGRMHVQEFIVEALKGESGTYLRFGLAEALGVTWSDSYATGYGFSNKNAPFSVFNKGPFFPSVHSGSGRNPCSGCTPTDFAPDVPGGSPHYTHRGWYTANNYGKTGQTSIWFK, encoded by the exons TACTTGACGTACGAGGACTGTTTGAAAGAAGCTTATGTGCAATCCGGAAAATGCAGGACATCAAATGAGGAACGATTCTCGGTCAACCATTACGACATCTGTGATAAGTATCTTGAGCACGCGAAAAAGCTGTGTGAAACTCACAGCGCAAAAG CGTCATGCCTGCAATGTTTTGAGAAAACGGAAGAAGTATTGGAAAGCTGCTCAATATTTTCCCAGAAGATCAACTGTGACCTGAATGCAACAGCTAAGGAATGCAACGAAACAAAGGAGGCTTTTGTCAAGTACTGCCGTCTCAAGCAGTGCAATG TGTGTAAAGATACTTTCTGTCGCAACGGAGGTAAATGCGCTGAAAGATTTGCTGCTTGGTGCTCTTGTCCTGCAGGATTCACCGGAGCTTTCTGCCAAAGGA GCATGTGTGCAGAAAAACCATGTCAAAACGGTGGTACTTGCAATGGCGTAAATCTCTGCAGTTGCCCATCTCCTTATGGAGGTGAACATTGTCAGAGAGTGAGACTTGGAAGCAAAGAGAATCCCGCACCAAACGCCCAGGCCATTCTAGATGCCGGCGATAGCGTGGGCAGCGGCATGTACTGGATCCAGCCCCCTGGTGAAACAGCATCGGCTGAAACGTTCTGTGACATGAAGTTTGCAGGCGGAGGATGGATGCTAGCGAGTTATGGCTACGTTTCTACAACTGCATTACATGCTAATAACAAAGCCATCCCCAACATGAATAATCCCTTTGGTTTCGCGTGGCTGCCCAACAAACGCAGATCCTTAAATGGCCTTATTAATCTACCGCACGGAGCTGTAAAAATGGCTATTAACGCAAATTATATGATCATGGCCGGAGGAAACAACCCAGCCTCAGGGGGTATCGAACAGTATGCTTACGTGTACAGGATTTTTCTTAAGAACAACCCCTTCAACATTACATTCGAAAACCATAACCGCTATAATGGCGGACAGAAGGGTCGTATGCACGTCCAAGAATTCATTGTTGAAGCCCTAAAAGGAGAAAGTGGGACCTACCTGAGATTCGGTCTGGCAGAGGCTCTTGGGGTTACTTGGTCTGATTCTTATGCGACCGGGTATGGTTTCAGCAACAAGAACGCACCATTTTCAGTATTTAACAAAGGCCCCTTTTTCCCAAGTGTTCATTCAGGGTCGGGACGAAATCCCTGTAGTGGCTGCACTCCAACGGATTTCGCTCCGGATGTTCCCGGCGGGTCACCTCATTACACTCATCGTGGGTGGTACACTGCCAACAACTATGGAAAAACAGGGCAAACGTCTATTTGGTTCAAATAA
- the LOC138008722 gene encoding fibroblast growth factor receptor 3-like isoform X1, with amino-acid sequence MGSVYRIFMVQVHESSKQPPVILLSNSTAILGNEADLRCHVTSHSVTYIRWYFKTPAAKLNSSNSGTREDLIEISSILPINIFSYYQESKLNSQPYRLEAVVRVHNVSFADQGEYICEAFNEHGKARHVAFLKVIEGSNPSADGFEAKYGALSGQSQKLPLAMLIVVPAAFLVVLTAVFVRALEKTKQKHPVGLKADKSENEVVSILNNQCPCQEGDKETAISGPQWISKFTKHDGFERAGQQTVPLAKKVTCDVVPCLCDSVTSSGLSDVVSGDFVGNKRCSEVLELEWDGIDLVMDEGFEAIKLCKEEEV; translated from the exons ATGGGTTCAGTTTACAGGATATTTATGGTGCAGGTGCATG AATCATCGAAACAGCCTCCTGTCATTCTACTTTCAAATTCAACAGCCATTCTTGGAAATGAGGCTGATTTGCGTTGTCACGTGACGAGCCACTCAGTCACTTACATCAGGTGGTACTTTAAGACTCCGGCTGCTAAATTGAATTCCTCAAACAGTGGAACTCGGGAAGATTTGATAGAGATCTCATCTATCTTACCAATCAACATCTTTAGTTATTATCAGGAGAGCAAATTGAATAGCCAACCCTACAGGCTGGAAGCAGTGGTTCGTGTTCACAATGTCTCTTTCGCTGACCAAGGTGAATACATTTGTGAAGCGTTCAATGAACACGGAAAAGCCAGACACGTTGCATTCTTGAAAGTTATAGAAG GATCCAATCCATCCGCCGATGGCTTTGAGGCAAAGTATGGAGCACTGTCTGGACAATCTCAGAAGTTACCTCTGGCTATGCTTATTGTAGTGCCTGCCGCTTTCTTAGTTGTTTTAACGGCGGTTTTTGTCAGGGCGctggagaaaacaaaacaaaaacatcccGTTGGACTTAAAGCTGACAAGAGTGAAAATGAGGTGGTTTCGATTTTGAATAATCAATGTCCTTGTCAG GAAGGAGATAAAGAAACTGCCATTTCTGGTCCTCAGTGGATTTCAAAATTTACCAAACACGACGGATTTGAGCGTGCTGGGCAGCAGACTGTACCATTAGCCAAAAAAGTCACGTGTGATGTAGTACCTTGTTTATGCGACTCGGTAACGTCATCAGGGCTCAGTGACGTCGTCAGTGGTGATTTCGTTGGCAACAAACGCTGCAGCGAGGTTCTGGAGCTGGAGTGGGATGGAATTGATCTGGTGATGGACGAGGGATTTGAAGCTATCAAATTGTGCAAGGAGGAGGAAGTATAG
- the LOC138008722 gene encoding fibroblast growth factor receptor 3-like isoform X2 yields MGSVYRIFMVQVHESSKQPPVILLSNSTAILGNEADLRCHVTSHSVTYIRWYFKTPAAKLNSSNSGTREDLIEISSILPINIFSYYQESKLNSQPYRLEAVVRVHNVSFADQGEYICEAFNEHGKARHVAFLKVIEGSNPSADGFEAKYGALSGQSQKLPLAMLIVVPAAFLVVLTAVFVRALEKTKQKHPVGLKADKSENEEGDKETAISGPQWISKFTKHDGFERAGQQTVPLAKKVTCDVVPCLCDSVTSSGLSDVVSGDFVGNKRCSEVLELEWDGIDLVMDEGFEAIKLCKEEEV; encoded by the exons ATGGGTTCAGTTTACAGGATATTTATGGTGCAGGTGCATG AATCATCGAAACAGCCTCCTGTCATTCTACTTTCAAATTCAACAGCCATTCTTGGAAATGAGGCTGATTTGCGTTGTCACGTGACGAGCCACTCAGTCACTTACATCAGGTGGTACTTTAAGACTCCGGCTGCTAAATTGAATTCCTCAAACAGTGGAACTCGGGAAGATTTGATAGAGATCTCATCTATCTTACCAATCAACATCTTTAGTTATTATCAGGAGAGCAAATTGAATAGCCAACCCTACAGGCTGGAAGCAGTGGTTCGTGTTCACAATGTCTCTTTCGCTGACCAAGGTGAATACATTTGTGAAGCGTTCAATGAACACGGAAAAGCCAGACACGTTGCATTCTTGAAAGTTATAGAAG GATCCAATCCATCCGCCGATGGCTTTGAGGCAAAGTATGGAGCACTGTCTGGACAATCTCAGAAGTTACCTCTGGCTATGCTTATTGTAGTGCCTGCCGCTTTCTTAGTTGTTTTAACGGCGGTTTTTGTCAGGGCGctggagaaaacaaaacaaaaacatcccGTTGGACTTAAAGCTGACAAGAGTGAAAATGAG GAAGGAGATAAAGAAACTGCCATTTCTGGTCCTCAGTGGATTTCAAAATTTACCAAACACGACGGATTTGAGCGTGCTGGGCAGCAGACTGTACCATTAGCCAAAAAAGTCACGTGTGATGTAGTACCTTGTTTATGCGACTCGGTAACGTCATCAGGGCTCAGTGACGTCGTCAGTGGTGATTTCGTTGGCAACAAACGCTGCAGCGAGGTTCTGGAGCTGGAGTGGGATGGAATTGATCTGGTGATGGACGAGGGATTTGAAGCTATCAAATTGTGCAAGGAGGAGGAAGTATAG